One part of the Astatotilapia calliptera chromosome 9, fAstCal1.2, whole genome shotgun sequence genome encodes these proteins:
- the LOC113029328 gene encoding enhancer of polycomb homolog 1-like isoform X2 — protein sequence MSKLSFRARALDASKPLPVFRCEDLPDLHEYASINRAVPQMPTGMEKEEESEHHLQRAISAQQVYGEKRDNMVIPVPEAECNITHYESLYPGEFKMPKQLIHIQPFSLDTEQPDYDLDSEDETFVNKLKKKMEITALQFEEMIDRLEKGSGQQLVSLQEAKLLLKEDDELIKEVFDYWSRKRKTSKGGCLIPSVKQEKRDGSSTCDPYVAFRRRTEKMQTRKNRKNDEASYEKMLKLRRDLSRAVTILEMIKRREKSKRELLHLTLEIVEKRNVLPDFGSEVMAEALAQRALVKPVYTIPIIPLSSSNQYRHQDHLDMKDYKKPEKTEAVRTKRKYEKKPKILPMSAPQHSGPPVFNPKDLNQYDFPSSDEEPFSQIHSGSSEAEEENDPDGCYAFRRKAGCQYYAYRPDESGSWPWVSPSDGGLGDPRFRYCLTSLNIPRRCIGLSRRRVARGGRILLDRAHTDVDNICQSLDSDPEPEPLASPLPSSPLHISNASTSETNTSDPASSFHLPPSSSPLSSLKPKDLSQILLNIKSCRWRHFRPRTLSHHPLGGDLSRRGFRDFSWTVSGLNRTLSGGASAQNRIGPATTPVNVFTAEQYQQHQEQLALMQKQQLEQSEQQQQQANIVPTTTNTQALISKTLDQASAQFAASALVTTDQLLACKSKEDPVPVVTSGVNGILPGAGVFKGLHLSSTTAAHHQTNQTTHTTTTAAPTFLQPSSNSATPSPANAVPTSLNSNPGAHAAAALGLLGCSAASATPATTQVLLGNNICLGVSSAASLAARHIPRTLGNVPSSALKLSTTTNLQIPKVSGATSMDMSSR from the exons ATGAGTAAATTGTCGTTTCGGGCACGGGCACTGGATGCTAGTAAGCCCCTGCCCGTCTTCCGCTGCGAGGATTTGCCGGACCTGCACGAATATGCCTCAATCAACCGGGCAGTACCGCAGATGCCAACGGGGATGGAAAAAGAGGAGGAATCG gaGCACCATCTCCAGCGGGCCATCTCAGCGCAGCAGGTATATGGCGAGAAGCGGGACAACATGGTTATCCCCGTCCCCGAGGCGGAGTGCAACATCACGCACTACGAGTCCCTCTACCCCGGGGAGTTCAAAATGCCAAAGCAGCTTATTCACATACAGC cTTTTAGTTTGGATACAGAGCAGCCAGACTATGACCTAGATTCAGAGGATGAGACGTTTGTGAATaagctgaagaagaaaatgGAAATCACTGCTCTGCAGTTTGAAGAAATGATAGACCGGCTGGAAAAAGGCAGTGGACAGCAG CTTGTCAGTCTACAGGAAgccaaactgctgctgaaggagGACGATGAACTGATCAAGGAGGTCTTTGACTACTGGAGCCGGAAGAGGAAAACCAGCAAGGGTGGCTGCCTCATCCCCAGCGTCAAGCAGGAGAAGAGGGATGGCTCTAGCACCTGCGACCCTTATGTGGCCTTTCGCCGACGGACAGAGAAGATGCAAACTAGGAAG AATCGAAAGAATGATGAGGCCTCATATGAGAAGATGCTGAAGCTGCGCAGGGACTTGAGTCGAGCTGTCACCATCTTAGAGATGATcaaaagaagagagaagagcAAGAGGGAACTGTTGCACCTCACACTGGAAATTGTGGAAAAGAG GAATGTGTTGCCAGACTttggtagtgaggtgatggcaGAAGCACTGGCACAGCGGGCTCTGGTGAAGCCTGTTTACACCATCCCCATCATTCCCCTGTCCAGCAGTAACCAGTACAGACATCAGGACCACTTGGACATGAAGGACTACAAGAAA CCTGAGAAGACGGAGGCAGTTCGAACCAAAAGGAAATatgaaaagaaacccaaaatCCTGCCTATGTCAGCGCCTCAACATTCAGGGCCCCCTGTGTTCAATCCCAAGGACCTTAACCAGTATGATTTCCCCAGCTCAGATGAAGAACCATTCTCACAG ATCCATTCAGGTTCCTCAGAGGCAGAAGAAGAGAATGATCCAGATGGCTGCTATGCGTTCAGGAGGAAGGCCGGCTGTCAGTACTACGCT TATCGTCCAGACGAGAGTGGCAGCTGGCCCTGGGTAAGCCCGTCAGATGGTGGGCTCGGCGATCCACGCTTCCGCTACTGTCTGACCTCGCTGAACATCCCAAGGCGCTGCATAGGTTTGTCAAGGCGCCGTGTGGCCAGAGGCGGCAG GATCTTGTTGGACAGAGCGCACACAGATGTAGACAACATCTGCCAGAGCCTGGACTCTGACCCAGAGCCCGAACCACTCGCCTCACCACTTCCAAGCTCTCCGCTCCACATCTCCAACGCCAGTACCTCAGAAACCAATACCTCGGACCCAGCCAGCTCCTTCCACCTTCCCCCATCTTCATCACCCCTGTCGTCATTAAAACCGAAGGACCTCAGCCAGATTCTTTTGAACATTAAATCTTGCCGCTGGAGGCACTTCAGACCACGGACGCTATCTCATCACCCTTTGGGTGGAGATTTGTCACGCAGAGGATTTAGGGATTTTAGCTGGACTGTGTCGGGACTAAACCGAACCCTGTCTGGAGGAGCCAGCGCCCAGAATCGCATTGGGCCAGCCACCACTCCTGTAAATG tgTTCACGGCTGAGCAGTACCAGCAGCACCAGGAGCAGCTGGCCCTCATGCAGaaacagcagctggagcagagcgaacagcagcagcaacaagccAATATTGTTCCTACAACTACCAACACACAG GCGCTCATATCCAAGACATTAGACCAGGCCAGCGCCCAGTTTGCTGCTTCAGCCCTCGTCACCACGGATCAGCTGCTGGCTTGTAAGTCCAAAGAGGACCCAGTACCGGTAGTCACGAGTGGAGTCAATGGGATCCTCCCAGGTGCAG GTGTTTTCAAAGGTTTGCACCTATCCAGCACAACAGCAGCCCATCACCAGACCAACCAGACGACGCACACTACCACCACCGCAGCCCCCACTTTCCTCCAACCTTCCTCCAACTCGGCCACCCCTTCGCCCGCAAATGCCGTCCCCACCTCCCTCAACTCCAACCCCGGCGCTCATGCAGCAGCGGCACTGGGGCTCCTGGGGTGCAGCGCTGCCAGTGCCACCCCTGCCACCACTCAGGTCCTCCTCGGGAACAACATCTGTCTGGGCGTGTCGTCGGCCGCCAGCCTGGCTGCACGCCACATCCCCCGGACCCTTGGCAATGTGCCATCCTCTGCCTTAAAGCTGTCCACCACCACCAACTTGCAGATCCCCAAAGTATCTGGAGCAACATCCATGGACATGAGCTCCAGGTGA
- the LOC113029328 gene encoding enhancer of polycomb homolog 1-like isoform X1 gives MSKLSFRARALDASKPLPVFRCEDLPDLHEYASINRAVPQMPTGMEKEEESEHHLQRAISAQQVYGEKRDNMVIPVPEAECNITHYESLYPGEFKMPKQLIHIQPFSLDTEQPDYDLDSEDETFVNKLKKKMEITALQFEEMIDRLEKGSGQQLVSLQEAKLLLKEDDELIKEVFDYWSRKRKTSKGGCLIPSVKQEKRDGSSTCDPYVAFRRRTEKMQTRKNRKNDEASYEKMLKLRRDLSRAVTILEMIKRREKSKRELLHLTLEIVEKRNVLPDFGSEVMAEALAQRALVKPVYTIPIIPLSSSNQYRHQDHLDMKDYKKPEKTEAVRTKRKYEKKPKILPMSAPQHSGPPVFNPKDLNQYDFPSSDEEPFSQIHSGSSEAEEENDPDGCYAFRRKAGCQYYAYRPDESGSWPWVSPSDGGLGDPRFRYCLTSLNIPRRCIGLSRRRVARGGRILLDRAHTDVDNICQSLDSDPEPEPLASPLPSSPLHISNASTSETNTSDPASSFHLPPSSSPLSSLKPKDLSQILLNIKSCRWRHFRPRTLSHHPLGGDLSRRGFRDFSWTVSGLNRTLSGGASAQNRIGPATTPVNVFTAEQYQQHQEQLALMQKQQLEQSEQQQQQANIVPTTTNTQALISKTLDQASAQFAASALVTTDQLLACKSKEDPVPVVTSGVNGILPGAGVFKGLHLSSTTAAHHQTNQTTHTTTTAAPTFLQPSSNSATPSPANAVPTSLNSNPGAHAAAALGLLGCSAASATPATTQVLLGNNICLGVSSAASLAARHIPRTLGNVPSSALKLSTTTNLQIPKVSGATSMDMSSRENHDEEKPALNNIADNTVAMEVT, from the exons ATGAGTAAATTGTCGTTTCGGGCACGGGCACTGGATGCTAGTAAGCCCCTGCCCGTCTTCCGCTGCGAGGATTTGCCGGACCTGCACGAATATGCCTCAATCAACCGGGCAGTACCGCAGATGCCAACGGGGATGGAAAAAGAGGAGGAATCG gaGCACCATCTCCAGCGGGCCATCTCAGCGCAGCAGGTATATGGCGAGAAGCGGGACAACATGGTTATCCCCGTCCCCGAGGCGGAGTGCAACATCACGCACTACGAGTCCCTCTACCCCGGGGAGTTCAAAATGCCAAAGCAGCTTATTCACATACAGC cTTTTAGTTTGGATACAGAGCAGCCAGACTATGACCTAGATTCAGAGGATGAGACGTTTGTGAATaagctgaagaagaaaatgGAAATCACTGCTCTGCAGTTTGAAGAAATGATAGACCGGCTGGAAAAAGGCAGTGGACAGCAG CTTGTCAGTCTACAGGAAgccaaactgctgctgaaggagGACGATGAACTGATCAAGGAGGTCTTTGACTACTGGAGCCGGAAGAGGAAAACCAGCAAGGGTGGCTGCCTCATCCCCAGCGTCAAGCAGGAGAAGAGGGATGGCTCTAGCACCTGCGACCCTTATGTGGCCTTTCGCCGACGGACAGAGAAGATGCAAACTAGGAAG AATCGAAAGAATGATGAGGCCTCATATGAGAAGATGCTGAAGCTGCGCAGGGACTTGAGTCGAGCTGTCACCATCTTAGAGATGATcaaaagaagagagaagagcAAGAGGGAACTGTTGCACCTCACACTGGAAATTGTGGAAAAGAG GAATGTGTTGCCAGACTttggtagtgaggtgatggcaGAAGCACTGGCACAGCGGGCTCTGGTGAAGCCTGTTTACACCATCCCCATCATTCCCCTGTCCAGCAGTAACCAGTACAGACATCAGGACCACTTGGACATGAAGGACTACAAGAAA CCTGAGAAGACGGAGGCAGTTCGAACCAAAAGGAAATatgaaaagaaacccaaaatCCTGCCTATGTCAGCGCCTCAACATTCAGGGCCCCCTGTGTTCAATCCCAAGGACCTTAACCAGTATGATTTCCCCAGCTCAGATGAAGAACCATTCTCACAG ATCCATTCAGGTTCCTCAGAGGCAGAAGAAGAGAATGATCCAGATGGCTGCTATGCGTTCAGGAGGAAGGCCGGCTGTCAGTACTACGCT TATCGTCCAGACGAGAGTGGCAGCTGGCCCTGGGTAAGCCCGTCAGATGGTGGGCTCGGCGATCCACGCTTCCGCTACTGTCTGACCTCGCTGAACATCCCAAGGCGCTGCATAGGTTTGTCAAGGCGCCGTGTGGCCAGAGGCGGCAG GATCTTGTTGGACAGAGCGCACACAGATGTAGACAACATCTGCCAGAGCCTGGACTCTGACCCAGAGCCCGAACCACTCGCCTCACCACTTCCAAGCTCTCCGCTCCACATCTCCAACGCCAGTACCTCAGAAACCAATACCTCGGACCCAGCCAGCTCCTTCCACCTTCCCCCATCTTCATCACCCCTGTCGTCATTAAAACCGAAGGACCTCAGCCAGATTCTTTTGAACATTAAATCTTGCCGCTGGAGGCACTTCAGACCACGGACGCTATCTCATCACCCTTTGGGTGGAGATTTGTCACGCAGAGGATTTAGGGATTTTAGCTGGACTGTGTCGGGACTAAACCGAACCCTGTCTGGAGGAGCCAGCGCCCAGAATCGCATTGGGCCAGCCACCACTCCTGTAAATG tgTTCACGGCTGAGCAGTACCAGCAGCACCAGGAGCAGCTGGCCCTCATGCAGaaacagcagctggagcagagcgaacagcagcagcaacaagccAATATTGTTCCTACAACTACCAACACACAG GCGCTCATATCCAAGACATTAGACCAGGCCAGCGCCCAGTTTGCTGCTTCAGCCCTCGTCACCACGGATCAGCTGCTGGCTTGTAAGTCCAAAGAGGACCCAGTACCGGTAGTCACGAGTGGAGTCAATGGGATCCTCCCAGGTGCAG GTGTTTTCAAAGGTTTGCACCTATCCAGCACAACAGCAGCCCATCACCAGACCAACCAGACGACGCACACTACCACCACCGCAGCCCCCACTTTCCTCCAACCTTCCTCCAACTCGGCCACCCCTTCGCCCGCAAATGCCGTCCCCACCTCCCTCAACTCCAACCCCGGCGCTCATGCAGCAGCGGCACTGGGGCTCCTGGGGTGCAGCGCTGCCAGTGCCACCCCTGCCACCACTCAGGTCCTCCTCGGGAACAACATCTGTCTGGGCGTGTCGTCGGCCGCCAGCCTGGCTGCACGCCACATCCCCCGGACCCTTGGCAATGTGCCATCCTCTGCCTTAAAGCTGTCCACCACCACCAACTTGCAGATCCCCAAAGTATCTGGAGCAACATCCATGGACATGAGCTCCAG GGAAAATCACGATGAAGAAAAGCCAGCACTGAACAATATAGCAGACAACACAGTGGCCATGGAGGTGACGTAG
- the LOC113029328 gene encoding enhancer of polycomb homolog 1-like isoform X3 yields MVIPVPEAECNITHYESLYPGEFKMPKQLIHIQPFSLDTEQPDYDLDSEDETFVNKLKKKMEITALQFEEMIDRLEKGSGQQLVSLQEAKLLLKEDDELIKEVFDYWSRKRKTSKGGCLIPSVKQEKRDGSSTCDPYVAFRRRTEKMQTRKNRKNDEASYEKMLKLRRDLSRAVTILEMIKRREKSKRELLHLTLEIVEKRNVLPDFGSEVMAEALAQRALVKPVYTIPIIPLSSSNQYRHQDHLDMKDYKKPEKTEAVRTKRKYEKKPKILPMSAPQHSGPPVFNPKDLNQYDFPSSDEEPFSQIHSGSSEAEEENDPDGCYAFRRKAGCQYYAYRPDESGSWPWVSPSDGGLGDPRFRYCLTSLNIPRRCIGLSRRRVARGGRILLDRAHTDVDNICQSLDSDPEPEPLASPLPSSPLHISNASTSETNTSDPASSFHLPPSSSPLSSLKPKDLSQILLNIKSCRWRHFRPRTLSHHPLGGDLSRRGFRDFSWTVSGLNRTLSGGASAQNRIGPATTPVNVFTAEQYQQHQEQLALMQKQQLEQSEQQQQQANIVPTTTNTQALISKTLDQASAQFAASALVTTDQLLACKSKEDPVPVVTSGVNGILPGAGVFKGLHLSSTTAAHHQTNQTTHTTTTAAPTFLQPSSNSATPSPANAVPTSLNSNPGAHAAAALGLLGCSAASATPATTQVLLGNNICLGVSSAASLAARHIPRTLGNVPSSALKLSTTTNLQIPKVSGATSMDMSSRENHDEEKPALNNIADNTVAMEVT; encoded by the exons ATGGTTATCCCCGTCCCCGAGGCGGAGTGCAACATCACGCACTACGAGTCCCTCTACCCCGGGGAGTTCAAAATGCCAAAGCAGCTTATTCACATACAGC cTTTTAGTTTGGATACAGAGCAGCCAGACTATGACCTAGATTCAGAGGATGAGACGTTTGTGAATaagctgaagaagaaaatgGAAATCACTGCTCTGCAGTTTGAAGAAATGATAGACCGGCTGGAAAAAGGCAGTGGACAGCAG CTTGTCAGTCTACAGGAAgccaaactgctgctgaaggagGACGATGAACTGATCAAGGAGGTCTTTGACTACTGGAGCCGGAAGAGGAAAACCAGCAAGGGTGGCTGCCTCATCCCCAGCGTCAAGCAGGAGAAGAGGGATGGCTCTAGCACCTGCGACCCTTATGTGGCCTTTCGCCGACGGACAGAGAAGATGCAAACTAGGAAG AATCGAAAGAATGATGAGGCCTCATATGAGAAGATGCTGAAGCTGCGCAGGGACTTGAGTCGAGCTGTCACCATCTTAGAGATGATcaaaagaagagagaagagcAAGAGGGAACTGTTGCACCTCACACTGGAAATTGTGGAAAAGAG GAATGTGTTGCCAGACTttggtagtgaggtgatggcaGAAGCACTGGCACAGCGGGCTCTGGTGAAGCCTGTTTACACCATCCCCATCATTCCCCTGTCCAGCAGTAACCAGTACAGACATCAGGACCACTTGGACATGAAGGACTACAAGAAA CCTGAGAAGACGGAGGCAGTTCGAACCAAAAGGAAATatgaaaagaaacccaaaatCCTGCCTATGTCAGCGCCTCAACATTCAGGGCCCCCTGTGTTCAATCCCAAGGACCTTAACCAGTATGATTTCCCCAGCTCAGATGAAGAACCATTCTCACAG ATCCATTCAGGTTCCTCAGAGGCAGAAGAAGAGAATGATCCAGATGGCTGCTATGCGTTCAGGAGGAAGGCCGGCTGTCAGTACTACGCT TATCGTCCAGACGAGAGTGGCAGCTGGCCCTGGGTAAGCCCGTCAGATGGTGGGCTCGGCGATCCACGCTTCCGCTACTGTCTGACCTCGCTGAACATCCCAAGGCGCTGCATAGGTTTGTCAAGGCGCCGTGTGGCCAGAGGCGGCAG GATCTTGTTGGACAGAGCGCACACAGATGTAGACAACATCTGCCAGAGCCTGGACTCTGACCCAGAGCCCGAACCACTCGCCTCACCACTTCCAAGCTCTCCGCTCCACATCTCCAACGCCAGTACCTCAGAAACCAATACCTCGGACCCAGCCAGCTCCTTCCACCTTCCCCCATCTTCATCACCCCTGTCGTCATTAAAACCGAAGGACCTCAGCCAGATTCTTTTGAACATTAAATCTTGCCGCTGGAGGCACTTCAGACCACGGACGCTATCTCATCACCCTTTGGGTGGAGATTTGTCACGCAGAGGATTTAGGGATTTTAGCTGGACTGTGTCGGGACTAAACCGAACCCTGTCTGGAGGAGCCAGCGCCCAGAATCGCATTGGGCCAGCCACCACTCCTGTAAATG tgTTCACGGCTGAGCAGTACCAGCAGCACCAGGAGCAGCTGGCCCTCATGCAGaaacagcagctggagcagagcgaacagcagcagcaacaagccAATATTGTTCCTACAACTACCAACACACAG GCGCTCATATCCAAGACATTAGACCAGGCCAGCGCCCAGTTTGCTGCTTCAGCCCTCGTCACCACGGATCAGCTGCTGGCTTGTAAGTCCAAAGAGGACCCAGTACCGGTAGTCACGAGTGGAGTCAATGGGATCCTCCCAGGTGCAG GTGTTTTCAAAGGTTTGCACCTATCCAGCACAACAGCAGCCCATCACCAGACCAACCAGACGACGCACACTACCACCACCGCAGCCCCCACTTTCCTCCAACCTTCCTCCAACTCGGCCACCCCTTCGCCCGCAAATGCCGTCCCCACCTCCCTCAACTCCAACCCCGGCGCTCATGCAGCAGCGGCACTGGGGCTCCTGGGGTGCAGCGCTGCCAGTGCCACCCCTGCCACCACTCAGGTCCTCCTCGGGAACAACATCTGTCTGGGCGTGTCGTCGGCCGCCAGCCTGGCTGCACGCCACATCCCCCGGACCCTTGGCAATGTGCCATCCTCTGCCTTAAAGCTGTCCACCACCACCAACTTGCAGATCCCCAAAGTATCTGGAGCAACATCCATGGACATGAGCTCCAG GGAAAATCACGATGAAGAAAAGCCAGCACTGAACAATATAGCAGACAACACAGTGGCCATGGAGGTGACGTAG